The following are encoded together in the Leptotrichia sp. OH3620_COT-345 genome:
- a CDS encoding energy-coupling factor transporter transmembrane component T has product MEKNIFRRLYPTTKLMMTFTLIMSAFVIPGYIYSYLIFLICGIIVYFCGKLKEYTKQVFKSLILLFIIIFIIQGILISKGEIWFKLGFISVYKEGIMKGVNLTSKITAFVSAFTMFFQITPIRDFVISLEKAGMNSKAAYVVLLTLQIIPEMMKRTNVIMDSQKARGVETESNIFVRAKAFIPIFFPLILSSIENTEERAITLEARGFSSGVKKTRLYDIEKVSYDLLFRILLVVFIVLCIIWRKLWNI; this is encoded by the coding sequence ATGGAAAAAAACATATTTAGGCGACTTTATCCGACTACAAAATTAATGATGACATTTACTTTGATAATGTCAGCATTTGTTATACCCGGTTATATATATTCCTACTTAATATTTTTGATATGCGGTATTATAGTTTATTTCTGCGGGAAATTAAAAGAATATACAAAGCAGGTATTTAAAAGTTTAATTCTACTTTTCATAATAATTTTTATTATACAAGGGATATTGATTTCCAAAGGTGAAATTTGGTTCAAGTTGGGATTTATTTCCGTGTATAAGGAGGGGATTATGAAAGGTGTAAACCTGACTTCTAAAATTACAGCTTTTGTTTCAGCTTTTACAATGTTTTTTCAAATAACTCCGATAAGAGATTTTGTAATTTCTCTTGAAAAAGCGGGAATGAATTCAAAAGCGGCTTACGTAGTGTTGCTTACATTACAGATAATACCTGAAATGATGAAAAGAACAAATGTCATAATGGATTCACAAAAAGCAAGAGGAGTAGAAACTGAAAGTAATATTTTTGTGAGAGCAAAAGCATTTATACCTATATTTTTTCCTCTTATACTTTCTTCTATAGAAAATACTGAAGAAAGGGCTATAACGCTTGAAGCAAGGGGATTTTCATCGGGGGTAAAAAAAACAAGGTTATACGATATTGAAAAAGTTTCATATGATTTACTGTTCAGGATATTGTTAGTAGTTTTTATTGTATTGTGTATTATTTGGAGGAAATTATGGAATATTTGA